Proteins encoded by one window of Methanobacterium sp. CWC-01:
- a CDS encoding ATP-binding protein, with protein MDVVGQIIGGGVARILIREKSGIKLEMGDLLLVEEMADNSLILQVTDLQYHSQVPQSMRELISGMKLEGQGASLDFMEPELRNYIVAQAKAILQIRDGQSGIPKSLPNFFSSVRHVNEEDLKFLTKPQNPLYVGDVRSGSKLIKSRVYLNAKDAIPHHILIPATTGRGKSNLVKVMLWSILELEGFGILVLDPHDEYYGRNEKCLKDHPKSGNLVYYSPDAPPGTNSLIINLESIKPHHFRGIVTFSEAQNDAVNLAYSMYGKSWILKILEGVNIKGVKPGTLTVIERKFNSILGIYIDDDGNFQSRNKLFSDTAGESTIKDIIRSLEEGKIVVIDTSRLMGNVELVVGSIITGTIFNNYQRYKAENILREKPIIGVVIEEAPRVLGGDVISAQGHNVYSTIAREGRKFNIGLIAITQLVSLIPKTILANMNTKIILGNEMSQERSEIMASASQDLSDDNRNIASLDKGEAIVTSIFTRFAVPIKTPFFEEFIEKYLDEETEETGNRGKLAFI; from the coding sequence ATGGATGTGGTAGGTCAAATTATTGGTGGAGGAGTAGCGCGAATTCTGATCAGGGAAAAAAGTGGAATAAAATTGGAGATGGGAGACCTACTCTTAGTGGAGGAGATGGCTGATAACTCCCTTATTTTGCAAGTTACTGATCTTCAGTATCACAGCCAAGTTCCCCAGTCCATGCGTGAACTCATATCTGGAATGAAGCTGGAAGGACAGGGAGCCAGTTTGGACTTCATGGAGCCAGAATTACGTAACTACATCGTGGCCCAGGCCAAGGCCATTTTACAGATAAGAGACGGACAGTCCGGTATACCAAAATCTCTGCCAAACTTCTTCAGCTCCGTCAGGCACGTTAACGAAGAAGATCTCAAATTTTTAACCAAGCCCCAAAATCCATTATACGTCGGAGATGTTAGAAGTGGTTCGAAATTAATCAAATCCCGGGTATATCTTAATGCTAAGGATGCAATTCCTCATCACATCCTTATACCAGCTACGACCGGTAGAGGAAAGAGTAATCTGGTTAAAGTAATGTTATGGAGCATTCTAGAACTTGAAGGGTTTGGAATCCTGGTTTTAGATCCCCACGATGAGTATTATGGGCGTAACGAGAAATGCCTAAAGGATCATCCTAAAAGTGGGAATCTAGTCTACTATTCACCTGATGCTCCCCCTGGAACCAATTCACTCATAATAAATCTCGAATCCATTAAACCACATCATTTTAGGGGTATTGTGACTTTTAGCGAGGCTCAAAATGACGCAGTAAATTTGGCTTACAGTATGTATGGTAAAAGTTGGATTTTGAAGATATTAGAAGGAGTAAATATTAAAGGTGTGAAGCCAGGTACACTTACGGTTATAGAAAGGAAATTTAACAGCATACTCGGTATTTACATCGATGATGATGGAAATTTCCAATCTAGAAACAAGTTGTTCAGCGACACAGCCGGTGAAAGTACTATAAAAGACATAATACGATCCTTAGAGGAAGGTAAAATTGTCGTAATTGATACCTCCCGTTTAATGGGAAATGTGGAACTTGTAGTGGGCAGTATAATAACCGGAACCATATTCAATAACTACCAGCGGTACAAGGCAGAAAATATTTTGAGAGAAAAACCTATTATAGGTGTGGTAATTGAGGAAGCACCACGTGTACTCGGTGGAGATGTAATATCCGCACAGGGACACAACGTTTATAGTACAATTGCCCGTGAGGGGCGGAAATTCAATATTGGACTCATTGCTATTACCCAACTAGTCAGCCTTATACCCAAGACCATCTTAGCCAATATGAACACCAAAATCATTCTTGGAAATGAAATGTCTCAGGAAAGGTCAGAAATAATGGCCAGTGCTTCTCAGGACTTATCGGATGATAATCGAAACATTGCTAGTCTGGACAAAGGTGAAGCAATCGTTACCAGTATTTTTACCCGCTTTGCGGTTCCTATAAAAACCCCATTTTTTGAGGAATTTATTGAAAAGTATTTGGACGAAGAAACTGAAGAAACTGGAAATAGAGGTAAATTAGCCTTTATTTAG
- a CDS encoding DNA double-strand break repair nuclease NurA codes for MEGVIIKNIGNLVDKLQKSLDAPIGNPLFRSTDCEAYKLHKKNFNPIRLGMADRKMAFVDGGNQEIIHAPNFSLQVNRVYFNLFKGKERITPVSDLPIKMEFLSLTTSYFNEDEGDIAYETSIFPSIDEFNDYLPSETDLSFTSGTRASFYGVTRYDMERVASIARRFAEWSLSKHIIEDELGENDLLVRDGSLQISFANEDKYSEDAFDAAKRNKTVFTGLSKTSHLTTDSNFSLLGSIKRFAEESGIEDVAWCYCPVGRCSSKEYRALIMAVKLNPNSRHVFRFEILKEQAQEIKKEGVIGVVEAIAENSVDLCFPGYPYGLIDADLQARVREDEMGIYETRILSEISKKPGMLQKVLADMRAVDGHEILNYLAGE; via the coding sequence TTGGAGGGAGTTATAATTAAGAACATTGGAAATTTAGTTGATAAATTGCAAAAAAGTCTCGATGCACCAATTGGAAACCCTTTATTTCGTAGTACAGATTGTGAAGCCTATAAACTGCACAAAAAAAACTTTAATCCCATCAGATTAGGGATGGCGGATAGAAAAATGGCTTTTGTTGATGGAGGAAATCAGGAGATAATTCACGCTCCTAATTTTTCTCTTCAGGTTAATCGCGTATATTTCAACTTATTCAAAGGTAAAGAACGTATAACTCCGGTTTCAGACCTTCCCATTAAGATGGAATTCTTGTCATTGACCACATCATATTTTAATGAGGATGAGGGAGATATTGCTTATGAAACCTCCATTTTCCCTTCTATTGATGAATTTAATGATTATCTACCAAGTGAAACTGATTTGAGCTTCACTTCTGGAACTAGGGCTAGTTTTTACGGAGTAACTCGATATGATATGGAGAGAGTGGCATCTATTGCCCGTCGTTTTGCAGAATGGTCTTTATCTAAACATATCATCGAAGATGAGCTGGGAGAAAATGATTTGCTGGTTAGGGATGGATCTCTTCAAATATCATTCGCCAATGAGGATAAATACTCTGAAGACGCGTTCGACGCGGCTAAAAGAAATAAAACCGTTTTTACAGGTTTATCGAAAACATCCCATCTAACTACAGACAGTAATTTTTCACTTCTTGGCTCCATCAAGCGCTTTGCCGAAGAGTCTGGGATAGAAGACGTGGCTTGGTGCTATTGTCCGGTTGGAAGATGCTCATCTAAGGAATATAGGGCTTTAATAATGGCAGTTAAACTTAATCCTAATTCTCGACATGTTTTCCGGTTTGAAATATTAAAAGAACAAGCTCAGGAAATAAAGAAAGAGGGAGTAATTGGTGTGGTGGAGGCTATAGCTGAAAACTCTGTGGATTTATGCTTTCCTGGATATCCTTATGGTTTAATAGATGCGGATCTCCAGGCCAGGGTACGAGAGGATGAAATGGGTATTTATGAAACGAGAATTTTATCTGAGATCTCAAAAAAGCCCGGAATGCTCCAAAAGGTCCTGGCCGATATGAGGGCAGTTGATGGACATGAGATTTTAAATTATTTGGCAGGTGAGTAA
- a CDS encoding thermonuclease family protein — MDFKIILVIIAIFIVSVAGCVQEDYNKSYTGLSNDKTTSSSLNNTTTVPASSSGEVTGRCYHVVDGDTIDVEGVGRVRLVGVNTPERGESGYAEAKEYIKDQCLYQTVSLDIDDEKQTDKYGRTLAVVYVGGLNLNQQLLKKGYAEIMYIPPSEFNPYAW; from the coding sequence ATGGATTTCAAGATAATACTGGTTATAATCGCAATATTCATAGTTTCAGTGGCTGGCTGTGTGCAGGAAGATTATAATAAATCTTACACGGGCCTATCCAATGATAAAACAACCTCCAGCTCACTCAATAACACTACCACTGTACCAGCATCTTCTTCAGGTGAGGTAACTGGAAGATGTTACCATGTGGTGGATGGTGATACCATCGATGTGGAGGGGGTGGGCCGAGTTCGTTTGGTAGGTGTGAACACACCGGAAAGAGGCGAATCAGGATATGCCGAGGCCAAAGAATACATTAAGGACCAGTGTCTCTACCAGACGGTTTCCTTAGATATTGACGATGAAAAACAGACGGATAAATACGGGCGCACCCTGGCGGTGGTCTACGTGGGAGGCCTGAACCTCAACCAGCAACTACTAAAAAAGGGATACGCAGAGATAATGTATATTCCCCCCTCAGAATTCAATCCTTACGCCTGGTGA